The proteins below are encoded in one region of bacterium:
- the leuS gene encoding leucine--tRNA ligase — MITDTPIPDKHYPFAQVEAKWQKRWEERGTYKFHWDSKKPKFYVLTMFSYPSGDKLHMGHWYCYAPTDSFARFKRMQGYEVFEPMGFDAFGLPAENYAIKTGIHPEISTRRNIEFMREQLKRIGAMYDWDYEVDTSSPEYYKWTQWWFLLMYKRGLAYQKNALVNWCPSCQTVLANEQVLSDNTCERCGSIVVRKNLKQWFFAITKYNQRLLDGLDTIDWPDKTKAMQRYWIGKSEGTEIEFRLATALTPSRPSPQAGKEHGDVIRVFTTRADTLFGVTWVVIAPEHPLAAVIASDERKGIVADYIQNALSISDVDRAMADRPKTGVFTGAYCIHPLTSEKLPVWIADYVIGSYGTGAVMAVPAHDERDYQFAKEHGLPIKEVIKPADGSESTLETQAYTEYGIMANSVGFDGLTSKEGIHAVGERLEQLGQGKATITWHLRDWTISRQRFWGAPIPILYCEKCGIVPVPESDLPVRLPEGVTEYKPQGKSPLETVDEFVNTKCPNCGGPAKRDTDTMDTFVDSSWYYMRYPDARLHTAAFDTNHLNKMLPVDQYVGGPEHAMGHLIYSRFFGKVAHDAGYLNYEEPFKRLVHQGIILNKGERMSKSKGNVVAPEPVLNKYGSDVLRCFLMFSGDYTQGGDWSEAGITGIERFVGRVYRLAQAIQSGTPAADSAVPVELDRKLHQTIKAVSTDLQDFHFNTCLARLMELTNAIYSWVGPELKDVRKSPASLSMLEMLAKLLAPLAPHLAEEVWEIAGHEQTIFDEQWPEFDADKAKEENVTIAVQVNGKLRDTVTVAINAPQDVLTEAAMALEKVRPHFEGKQIVKTIVVPNKIVNIVVK, encoded by the coding sequence ATGATCACCGACACCCCAATACCCGATAAGCATTACCCGTTCGCACAGGTGGAAGCCAAATGGCAGAAGCGGTGGGAAGAGCGGGGGACATACAAGTTTCACTGGGACTCGAAGAAGCCCAAGTTTTATGTGCTGACCATGTTCAGTTACCCCAGCGGGGACAAGCTGCATATGGGGCACTGGTACTGCTATGCACCGACGGACAGCTTTGCGCGCTTCAAACGCATGCAGGGCTATGAAGTGTTCGAACCGATGGGGTTCGACGCCTTCGGTCTGCCGGCGGAAAATTACGCGATCAAGACGGGGATCCACCCGGAAATCTCCACGCGGCGGAACATCGAGTTCATGCGCGAACAGCTTAAGCGCATCGGCGCGATGTACGACTGGGATTACGAGGTCGACACGTCCTCGCCCGAATACTACAAGTGGACGCAGTGGTGGTTCCTGCTGATGTACAAGCGCGGTCTGGCCTATCAGAAGAACGCGCTTGTCAACTGGTGCCCAAGCTGCCAGACCGTGCTCGCGAACGAACAGGTGCTGTCCGATAATACCTGTGAACGCTGCGGCTCGATTGTGGTCCGCAAGAACCTCAAACAGTGGTTCTTTGCCATCACCAAGTACAATCAGCGGCTGCTGGACGGTCTCGATACCATCGACTGGCCGGATAAGACCAAGGCCATGCAACGGTATTGGATTGGGAAGAGCGAGGGGACCGAAATCGAATTTCGGCTTGCAACCGCCCTCACCCCATCCCGGCCTTCCCCGCAAGCGGGGAAGGAGCATGGAGACGTGATCCGCGTGTTCACGACGCGGGCGGATACGCTGTTTGGGGTGACATGGGTGGTGATTGCGCCGGAGCATCCGCTGGCGGCGGTCATTGCTTCGGACGAGCGGAAGGGGATTGTGGCGGACTATATTCAGAACGCACTGTCGATCTCGGATGTGGACCGGGCTATGGCGGATCGGCCCAAGACAGGGGTGTTTACGGGCGCGTATTGCATCCATCCTCTCACGAGCGAAAAGCTGCCGGTGTGGATCGCGGACTATGTGATCGGCTCCTACGGCACGGGCGCGGTGATGGCTGTTCCGGCCCACGATGAACGGGATTACCAGTTTGCCAAGGAACACGGACTGCCGATAAAGGAAGTCATCAAACCCGCCGATGGCTCGGAAAGCACACTTGAGACTCAAGCGTACACTGAGTATGGCATCATGGCAAACTCGGTCGGATTTGACGGCCTGACCTCGAAAGAGGGGATCCATGCGGTAGGGGAGAGGCTCGAGCAACTCGGACAGGGGAAGGCAACCATTACCTGGCACTTGCGGGACTGGACGATTTCCCGGCAGAGGTTCTGGGGTGCGCCGATTCCGATTCTCTATTGCGAGAAGTGCGGGATTGTCCCCGTGCCAGAGAGTGATCTGCCGGTGCGGCTGCCGGAAGGTGTGACAGAGTATAAGCCGCAGGGGAAGTCACCACTTGAGACGGTGGACGAATTCGTGAATACCAAGTGTCCCAACTGCGGCGGTCCGGCCAAACGGGATACCGATACCATGGACACCTTCGTGGATTCCTCATGGTATTATATGAGATACCCCGACGCACGGCTACATACGGCGGCTTTCGACACAAACCACCTGAACAAGATGCTGCCGGTGGATCAGTATGTCGGCGGGCCGGAGCATGCGATGGGACATTTGATCTACTCGCGGTTCTTTGGCAAGGTGGCGCATGATGCCGGCTATCTGAATTATGAAGAACCCTTTAAGCGGCTCGTCCATCAGGGGATTATCCTGAACAAGGGCGAGCGGATGTCCAAGTCCAAGGGCAATGTGGTCGCGCCGGAGCCTGTGCTGAACAAATATGGCAGCGATGTGCTGCGCTGCTTCCTGATGTTCTCGGGTGACTATACTCAGGGTGGCGACTGGAGCGAAGCGGGAATTACCGGAATTGAGCGGTTTGTGGGCCGGGTTTACCGGCTGGCTCAAGCCATCCAAAGTGGCACGCCAGCGGCAGATAGCGCCGTTCCGGTCGAGTTGGATCGCAAGCTGCACCAGACCATTAAGGCCGTCTCCACGGACCTGCAGGACTTCCACTTCAATACCTGCCTGGCCCGGCTGATGGAATTGACAAACGCCATCTACTCCTGGGTCGGCCCGGAACTGAAGGATGTCAGGAAAAGTCCGGCATCCTTATCTATGCTGGAGATGCTGGCCAAATTGTTGGCCCCGCTGGCGCCGCATTTGGCCGAGGAAGTCTGGGAGATCGCCGGCCACGAGCAGACCATCTTCGACGAGCAGTGGCCGGAGTTCGATGCGGACAAGGCCAAGGAAGAGAATGTGACGATTGCGGTGCAGGTGAATGGCAAGCTGCGCGACACCGTGACGGTGGCGATCAATGCACCACAGGATGTCCTAACCGAGGCGGCGATGGCGCTGGAGAAGGTCCGGCCGCACTTCGAAGGGAAGCAGATTGTGAAGACGATTGTGGTGCCCAACAAGATTGTCAATATCGTTGTCAAATGA
- a CDS encoding cbb3-type cytochrome c oxidase subunit I, with protein MDKNNRMVVSPRWLKAAVITFVFGFAVLGYLAARIATGSPPVPREVRTDKGDVLFSGDEIVGGQHLFQKYGLMQFGTIFGHGAYLGPDFTAEALHRGSVSMLAFYRAQGHSDAEARDRVEHDWKENAYNSVSQTLTLTPAQADAYRNLVAYYTDWFRQGRSSNELQRPSISDSADVKRLASFFFWSAWAGATARPGESYSYTNNWPPEPLAGNRPTSSALLWSVLSLVALLGGTGAVFFAFGRYEQLGWHDEGDTEPRLFRPPEQLRLTPSQRAVPWYFLVIAGLFLLQGLLGGVNAHYHVEMKGFYGFPIADWLPYNLSRMWHLQLALFFVAASFLAIGIFLTPMIARHEPKGQDKLALLLFAALVLVVVGSLAGEAASLHNVITSAGPWFWIGSQGWEYLDLGRLWQILLTVGMILWLVILIRGLRRRLSGEHRGNMPWLYLYSAISIPLFYAAGMVFGKDVNFAQMDFWRFWVVHLWVEDFLELFSTITVAYIFVLLGVVRVRMATTIIYLDIVLYSVGGVIGTMHHLYFSGAPAIHMALGAFFSAMEVIPLLLLTYEAWRFMQLGAPPHQPSMLRTASADFPHKWAVMFLIAVGFWNFLGAGVFGFLINLPIVSYYEIGTQWTANHGHGAMMGVYGMLALGFFMFVARYFIPRDRGSELAMRWSFWSLNLGLAWMLFVNLFPIGLLQIKTALDQSYWHARQPEFFNSPLVKVIEWLRLPGDALFIVGGILPIVYLAVRMWKGRNRPGELGTQEPTETFTDPV; from the coding sequence ATGGACAAGAACAATCGAATGGTGGTTTCGCCCCGCTGGCTCAAGGCCGCGGTGATCACGTTCGTGTTTGGTTTTGCCGTTCTTGGATACCTCGCCGCCCGCATCGCAACCGGCTCGCCGCCAGTCCCTCGTGAAGTTCGCACCGATAAGGGAGATGTGCTCTTCAGCGGAGATGAAATCGTCGGTGGGCAACACCTTTTCCAGAAATATGGCCTGATGCAGTTCGGCACCATCTTCGGGCACGGTGCCTATCTCGGGCCGGATTTCACCGCCGAAGCGCTGCATCGCGGTTCCGTCAGCATGCTCGCCTTCTATCGGGCGCAAGGCCATTCCGATGCCGAGGCCCGGGATCGGGTCGAACACGACTGGAAAGAAAACGCCTACAATTCGGTCAGCCAGACGTTAACGCTAACTCCCGCCCAGGCGGATGCGTACCGGAATCTGGTCGCCTACTATACCGACTGGTTTCGGCAGGGGAGAAGCAGCAACGAGTTACAGCGCCCTTCCATCTCGGATAGCGCGGACGTCAAACGCCTCGCGTCTTTCTTCTTCTGGTCCGCGTGGGCGGGCGCCACAGCCCGGCCGGGGGAGTCCTACTCCTACACCAACAATTGGCCCCCCGAGCCCCTCGCCGGAAATCGTCCCACCAGTTCGGCTCTGCTCTGGAGTGTGCTTAGTCTGGTGGCCCTCCTTGGCGGAACCGGAGCCGTGTTCTTCGCCTTTGGCCGCTATGAACAGCTTGGCTGGCATGATGAGGGGGACACCGAACCACGTCTCTTCCGGCCGCCGGAGCAGCTCCGTCTGACACCGTCCCAGCGCGCAGTGCCTTGGTATTTTCTCGTGATCGCGGGGCTGTTTCTCCTTCAAGGCCTGCTGGGCGGCGTCAATGCCCATTATCATGTAGAAATGAAAGGCTTCTACGGCTTTCCCATCGCCGACTGGCTTCCTTACAACCTTTCGCGCATGTGGCACTTGCAGCTCGCCCTGTTCTTTGTCGCGGCCAGTTTTCTCGCCATCGGCATCTTCCTGACACCGATGATCGCCCGCCATGAACCCAAAGGCCAGGACAAACTTGCTCTGCTGCTGTTTGCGGCTCTGGTTCTGGTGGTTGTCGGCAGTCTGGCCGGAGAAGCCGCCAGCCTGCACAATGTCATCACCTCGGCGGGCCCTTGGTTCTGGATCGGATCTCAAGGCTGGGAGTACTTGGACTTGGGGCGGCTATGGCAAATCCTCTTGACCGTGGGTATGATCCTCTGGCTTGTTATTCTCATACGTGGCCTTCGCCGCCGGCTCTCAGGAGAGCATCGCGGCAACATGCCCTGGCTGTATCTCTACAGCGCCATTTCGATTCCGCTCTTCTACGCCGCAGGGATGGTTTTCGGCAAAGATGTCAATTTTGCCCAAATGGATTTCTGGCGCTTTTGGGTCGTTCACCTTTGGGTTGAAGACTTCCTCGAACTCTTCTCAACCATTACGGTGGCCTACATTTTCGTCCTGCTCGGCGTCGTCCGCGTCCGGATGGCCACCACGATCATCTATCTGGACATTGTTCTGTACTCCGTTGGAGGGGTAATCGGCACCATGCACCATCTGTACTTCAGCGGTGCGCCTGCAATCCACATGGCGCTGGGTGCCTTCTTTTCCGCAATGGAAGTCATTCCGTTGCTTCTTCTGACCTATGAGGCCTGGCGCTTCATGCAGCTCGGGGCTCCGCCACACCAGCCATCCATGCTCCGTACCGCAAGCGCAGATTTTCCCCACAAGTGGGCCGTGATGTTTCTGATCGCCGTCGGATTCTGGAACTTCCTCGGTGCCGGCGTCTTTGGATTCCTGATTAATCTTCCCATCGTCAGCTACTATGAGATCGGCACGCAATGGACCGCCAACCACGGCCATGGCGCCATGATGGGAGTCTATGGAATGCTGGCGCTCGGCTTCTTCATGTTCGTTGCGCGCTACTTTATTCCTCGAGATCGCGGCAGCGAACTCGCCATGCGATGGTCTTTTTGGAGCCTGAACCTCGGACTCGCCTGGATGCTCTTCGTAAACCTGTTTCCCATCGGGCTGCTGCAGATCAAGACGGCCCTCGATCAAAGTTACTGGCATGCCCGCCAACCCGAGTTCTTCAACAGCCCGCTCGTCAAAGTTATCGAATGGCTTCGGCTGCCGGGGGATGCCCTGTTCATTGTGGGTGGAATTCTCCCCATTGTCTATCTGGCCGTCCGCATGTGGAAGGGCAGAAACCGCCCGGGTGAACTCGGCACCCAAGAGCCCACCGAAACCTTCACCGATCCCGTCTGA